In a genomic window of Abditibacteriaceae bacterium:
- a CDS encoding glycosyltransferase — MAARSEMSGNSSPDHSDTASLVIVCNSVPPYRVHLHRRIAREVPELKLLTVVTHENHTDRWRYDPPAEINAILFGPGEESSQQGSVRFARHEWHKGGRIIQWLEARDVRAVVVCGYNDLARIRIIFWCRRKGIPCFISGDANILIDNPRGMKRVVKHLVLQPVLRAATGIFPCGRNGEAFFLRYGARPNRIHLFPYEPDIEEIQLLDASYIGSVREQFGLASHRRRIVFSGRLIELKRVDLLIDAFVKTVASARPEWDLLIIGDGPLRNALESLVPGWLRGRVHWTGFLGNQRQVGALYRASDVFAFPSNREQWALVIPEAAAAGLALVVASTVGSAVEFVHDGINGQLFPPDDLPALTRSLLNVTQEGKIEAMKAASHRQLADWRVRNDPVQGLRRALSENRVLKR, encoded by the coding sequence ATGGCCGCTCGCAGTGAAATGTCCGGAAATAGCTCTCCTGATCACTCTGATACCGCGAGCCTAGTTATTGTATGCAATTCGGTGCCGCCGTACCGTGTTCACTTGCACCGCCGGATCGCGCGGGAAGTGCCAGAGCTGAAGCTTCTAACGGTTGTCACGCACGAAAACCACACAGATCGTTGGCGTTACGACCCGCCCGCCGAAATCAACGCTATACTTTTTGGCCCCGGCGAAGAAAGTTCGCAACAAGGTTCCGTCCGATTTGCGCGTCACGAATGGCATAAAGGCGGACGCATCATTCAGTGGCTCGAAGCCCGCGACGTGCGGGCCGTCGTCGTGTGCGGCTACAACGATCTCGCTCGAATACGAATCATCTTCTGGTGCCGTCGCAAAGGCATTCCTTGCTTTATTTCCGGCGATGCAAATATTCTGATCGACAACCCGCGTGGGATGAAGCGGGTCGTTAAACACCTCGTCCTGCAACCCGTCCTTCGCGCGGCGACAGGCATATTTCCGTGCGGTCGCAATGGTGAAGCGTTTTTCCTGCGATACGGCGCGCGCCCCAACCGCATACACCTGTTCCCCTACGAGCCAGATATCGAGGAAATTCAGCTTCTCGACGCATCCTACATCGGCTCCGTTCGAGAGCAGTTCGGACTCGCCTCGCATCGCCGGCGAATCGTTTTCAGCGGCCGGCTTATCGAGCTGAAGCGGGTGGACCTGCTCATCGATGCCTTTGTCAAAACCGTCGCGTCCGCGCGTCCGGAATGGGATCTCCTTATTATTGGAGACGGACCGCTGCGCAACGCGCTGGAATCGCTGGTTCCGGGATGGCTCCGAGGCCGCGTGCATTGGACTGGATTTCTTGGCAACCAACGGCAGGTCGGTGCGCTTTATCGAGCGAGTGACGTCTTCGCATTCCCGAGCAATCGAGAGCAATGGGCATTGGTGATCCCCGAAGCTGCCGCGGCGGGCTTGGCACTTGTGGTCGCTTCGACGGTCGGTTCTGCCGTCGAGTTCGTCCACGACGGCATCAATGGGCAACTCTTTCCACCTGACGATTTACCCGCGCTGACGCGCAGCCTTCTGAATGTCACACAGGAAGGAAAAATCGAGGCGATGAAAGCCGCGTCCCACCGGCAACTGGCGGATTGGCGTGTGCGCAATGACCCT